Proteins encoded by one window of Aspergillus puulaauensis MK2 DNA, chromosome 4, nearly complete sequence:
- a CDS encoding putative ABC efflux transporter (COG:Q;~EggNog:ENOG410PHN2;~InterPro:IPR043926,IPR027417,IPR003593,IPR003439, IPR013525;~PFAM:PF01061,PF00005;~TransMembrane:11 (o388-408i473-495o501-522i529-551o630-650i1027-1050o1062-1082i1103-1130o1136-1159i1171-1192o1255-1275i);~go_component: GO:0016020 - membrane [Evidence IEA];~go_function: GO:0005524 - ATP binding [Evidence IEA];~go_function: GO:0042626 - ATPase-coupled transmembrane transporter activity [Evidence IEA]): protein MHMDQQARRAEMRSPEPSGIAGDPQVSSTAKVCIQSQHLTLRLNAAPRRWKRRLMGALTNPAGLVDSAGHRRIILDDISISFQVGTLTAILGGSGSGKSSLLNVLGDRARPKEMSVSGDIIYMGSRSIRSVDIAYLVQHDVLPENLTVRETLDYSAQLRRPWDNADSRESVVQSLLQRLHLTTCADTRLGGEQRKGCSGGERRRTSIGIQLLSNAEILLCDEPTTGLDAATALQVIKVLKELAQKGLTVIISIHAPRSDMWQLFDNIVLLSRGSVLYSGLREDSMPYFRRCGYEIPPFVNPAEYMIELAALDTRTSEHERDSAARLAYLRSYWASNPSSHRAGKPPTYTISEHSRASEHKTGRPLTLFTELRVLTARNTKMFIRDPKALAGAWGGALAMAVVNGWVFMNMDRSEAGIRSREGSLWNATELYGYLILVNELYRMNTDIKLFDHERQDGITSASGFLLSRRASKLLLEDLTIPPCFTVIYYFFAGYTHSARQFFMFLVMMLLSHFNAISFASLSTAISRHFLLAGFLGNLYFTLQMVAAGYFIPSTQMPVYIGWLRWITHTFYTFGALAANEFIGAENPSGVGQFYDCPYSNNPGDPSCKQYTGAYIMDSLGLPHDWTWKPVVILCAIASVCYIWAGLILHYSPLQPVTRHAGERVERIDPLQMRLSPTPSPQAITITLQKYGLKAKGQPSKRSHMLGPISTRFRPGRLTAIMGASGSGKTTLLSALSGRVPASTKARYRSTGTIAYNDTFLSEDKVRLIASHVDQDDVHLMPSLTVRETLRFAARLKLPGFLSKDEKDARAEVMLRKFGLRHCADTLIGNSVTKGISGGEKRRVSIAYQVLRMPDIVVLDEPTSGLDSFIALSVIEILHDLAKEGRTVILSIHQPTSRMLHYLSDILVLSTEGLPVYAGPTQDMLRYFQDLGVECPHTMSPTDFVVDLATPHPGDNSSERRVDHLVQTMMDDERPTKEVVGVFQSTSWSNDSVASDSVRLPTAVHNPFRRAFLIVLQRAAINLSRQPILILARTLQLPGMAMLLALFFAPLQKDYLAIQSRVGFVQQYACVGFVGMIQSMATYPSERDVFYREASENLYGAESFLLQYTLLELPLELFSCVVFALFTAYVVGLNPTAGQFGVSLLGAFGCLSCGESISIIFSTMLSHSGAAISLTCALLGIFTVLGGVISLHVPTVLRALNHISPPKYAIASILNYSMTGLRFTSTDSQKKPDGSCLIGTGEEVLQMYNMTEELRWSLMGLALCTLGYRLLAYVVLKLRSSWWQRKW from the exons ATGCATATGGACCAGCAAGCGAGAAGGGCGGAAATGAGGTCCCCAGAACCCTCTGGTATTGCAGGTGATCCGCAGGTCTCGTCAACAGCGAAGGTATGCATCCAGTCACAGCATCTCACATTGAGACTCAACGCGGCTCCTCGTCGCTGGAAGCGACGCCTCATGGGAGCCCTGACGAATCCCGCAGGCCTTGTCGACAGTGCCGGACATCGAAGAATCATTCTGGATGACATCTCGATCTCCTTTCAAGTGGGGACACTGACAGCTATTCTCGGCGGAAGTGGTTCAGGGAAATCATCGTTGTTAAATGTACTCGGTGACCGCGCACGCCCCAAGGAAATGTCAGTCTCGGGTGACATTATATACATGGGTAGCCGTTCTATCCGCTCAGTTGACATTGCGTATCTGGTCCAGCACGATGTCCTTCCTGAGAACTTGACCGTCCGGGAAACATTGGACTATTCTGCGCAGCTCCGCCGTCCGTGGGACAACGCAGATTCTCGGGAGTCTGTTGTTCAAAGTTTGCTGCAAAGGCTGCATCTGACCACATGCGCCGATACAAGACTTGGAGGAGAACAGCGCAAGGGCTGTAGCGGTGGAGAAAGGCGAAGAACCAGTATTGGCATACAATTGCTCAGTAATGCCGAGATCCTGCTGTGCGATGAGCCCACCACAG GACTCGACGCAGCGACAGCCCTTCAAGTCATAAAAGTGCTGAAGGAGCTTGCCCAAAAAGGGTTAACCGTGATTATATCCATACACGCGCCAAGGTCTGACATGTGGCAGCTCTTTGACAATATCGTACTCCTCTCCCGAGGATCTGTTTTATACAGCGGATTACGGGAGGACTCGATGCCGTATTTTCGGCGCTGTGGATACGAAATACCACCATTTGTGAACCCTGCGGAATATATGATAGAGCTTGCGGCTTTGGATACGAGAACAAGCGAGCACGAACGGGATTCTGCTGCTCGATTGGCCTATCTTAGGTCATACTGGGCTTCAAATCCATCTTCCCACCGGGCAGGGAAACCGCCCACTTACACAATCTCGGAACACAGCAGGGCTTCCGAGCACAAAACGGGTCGACCACTGACCCTCTTTACAGAACTCCGTGTTTTGACTGCACGCAACACGAAAATGTTCATCCGTGACCCCAAAGCCCTCGCCGGGGCGTGGGGCGGGGCTCTGGCCATGGCTGTTGTCAACGGTTGGGTTTTCATGAATATGGATAGAAGCGAAGCTGGGATTCGGTCTCGTGAAGGGAGCTTGTGGAATGCCACCGAACTCTACGGGTACTTGATTCTTGTCAACGAGCTCTATCGCATGAACACGGATATCAAACTGTTCGATCACGAGAGGCAGGATGGCATCACAAGCGCTTCAGGATTCCTTCTGAGCAGGAGAGCTTCAAAGCTGCTCCTGGAGGACCTGACCATTCCTCCTTGCTTCACAGTCATCTACTACTTCTTCGCTGGCTATACCCATTCAGCCCGTCAATTTTTCATGTTCctggtgatgatgctgttgagtCATTTCAACGCCATATCCTTTGCGAGCCTCTCCACCGCGATATCTCGTcacttcctccttgccgGGTTCCTGGGCAATCTGTACTTTACGCTTCAAATGGTGGCTGCGGGCTACTTCATACCTTCGACCCAAATGCCGGTCTACATAGGCTGGCTGAGGTGGATCACCCACACATTCTACACATTTGGGGCCCTTGCTGCAAACGAATTCATCGGCGCAGAAAATCCCTCTGGCGTCGGCCAATTCTACGACTGCCCTTATTCAAACAACCCCGGTGATCCCTCCTGCAAACAATACACTGGTGCCTACATTATGGATTCCCTGGGTCTTCCGCATGACTGGACCTGGAAACCGGTCGTTATCCTGTGCGCCATTGCGTCCGTCTGCTATATTTGGGCTGGACTGATACTTCATTACAGCCCTCTTCAACCGGTTACGCGTCATGCTGGCGAACGAGTCGAGAGGATCGACCCACTGCAGATGAGGCTCAGTCCGACACCAAGTCCCCAGGCGATTACGATCACCCTACAAAAATATGGACTCAAGGCGAAAGGCCAGCCAAGCAAACGTTCGCATATGCTCGGTCCTATTTCCACACGATTTCGTCCTGGCCGACTTACTGCAATAATGGGGGCTTCTGGGAGCGGGAAAACCACGCTTCTATCAGCACTGTCTGGGCGAGTTCCGGCTTCAACAAAGGCGAGGTACCGGTCAACTGGGACTATAGCGTATAACGACACTTTCCTGTCGGAGGACAAGGTAAGACTGATTGCATCTCATGTTGATCAAGACGACGTCCACCTGATGCCATCCTTGACAGTGCGAGAGACCCTTCGGTTTGCTGCACGCCTCAAGCTACCAGGGTTCCTGTCCAAGGATGAAAAGGATGCGCGAGCTGAGGTCATGCTTCGCAAGTTTGGTCTCAGGCACTGTGCGGATACTCTCATAGGGAACAGTGTGACTAAAGGGATCAGTGGGGGGGAGAAAAGACGTGTTTCTATCGCATACCAGGTCCTGAGAATGCCTGATATCGTGGTCTTGGATGAACCAACCTCGGGCTTGGACAGTTTTATTGCATTGTCCGTGATTGAAATCCTGCACGACCTGGCAAAAGAGGGACGAACAGTGATCCTATCTATTCACCAGCCCACCTCCCGCATGTTACACTACTTGTCTGATATCTTGGTCCTCAGTACCGAAGGCCTTCCAGTCTATGCTGGACCCACGCAGGATATGCTGCGATACTTCCAGGACTTGGGCGTCGAGTGTCCTCATACCATGAGCCCTACAGACTTTGTGGTGGACCTCGCAACACCACATCCAGGAGACAATTCAAGCGAGCGGCGCGTGGATCACCTCGTCCAGACGATGATGGACGATGAGCGCCCCAcgaaggaggttgttggcGTTTTCCAAAGTACATCATGGTCTAATGATTCCGTTGCCTCGGACAGTGTCCGCCTGCCAACTGCAGTACACAACCCTTTTCGCAGGGCTTTTCTGATAGTTTTACAAAGAGCCGCCATTAATCTCTCCCGCCAGCCAATTCTGATTCTTGCCAGGACGCTGCAGCTTCCGGGGATGGCAATGCTGCTAGCCTTGTTTTTCGCTCCGCTGCAAAAGGACTACCTCGCCATCCAATCTCGGGTCGGCTTTGTGCAGCAGTACGCCTGTGTCGGTTTCGTAG GAATGATCCAAAGCATGGCGACGTATCCGAGTGAACGGGACGTCTTCTATCGAGAGGCATCAGAGAATCTGTACGGAGCGGAAAGCTTCCTGCTGCAGTACACGTTGCTCGAACTGCCACTCGAGCTGTTCTCCTGCGTGGTCTTCGCCCTGTTCACCGCGTACGTCGTAGGCCTGAACCCAACAGCCGGCCAGTTTGGGGTTTCGCTCCTGGGCGCGTTCGGCTGTCTCAGTTGCGGCGAAtccatcagcatcatcttcagcaccATGCTTTCCCACTCAGGAGCGGCCATCAGCTTGACGTGTGCGCTGCTGGGCATTTTCACTGTCCTAGGTGGCGTCATCTCCTTGCATGTTCCGACTGTTCTTCGCGCTCTCAACCATATCTCTCCCCCTAAGTATGCGATAGCCAGTATTCTGAACTACAGCATGACGGGTTTGAGGTTTACGTCCACGGACTcccagaagaagcccgaTGGGTCCTGCTTGATTGGGACCGGAGAGGAAGTGCTGCAGATGTATAACATGACGGAGGAACTTCGTTGGAGCCTGATGGGCCTGGCGCTGTGTACTCTTGGTTATCGCCTTCTGGCTTACGTAGTGTTGAAGCTGCGAAGCTCATGGTGGCAGAGAAAGTGGTAG
- a CDS encoding MFS transporter (COG:G;~EggNog:ENOG410PFTW;~InterPro:IPR020846,IPR011701,IPR036259;~PFAM:PF07690;~TransMembrane:12 (i73-93o113-130i142-160o166-187i199-221o233-258i305-331o343-362i383-403o409-430i442-465o477-497i);~go_function: GO:0022857 - transmembrane transporter activity [Evidence IEA];~go_process: GO:0055085 - transmembrane transport [Evidence IEA]) produces MKPFSRDHAIPREKRTDKRPIPSWKLVLDQGAVAQSVLSHQHAGSGTEESPFVVAWLNNDFRDPMLLSMTRKIMITLIVSFATLVVALASSAYTGCMKELIEDLDVDKEVATLGLSLFVLGFALGPVFWAPLSEVVGRQYPFILSFGAMAVLLAGCAASPNIECLIVLRFFAGAFGSAPLTNAGGVISDMFPARQRALALSLFAAGPFMGPALGPIIGGFLGMSAGWRWVEGFLAALAGFSWLTMAVFVPETYAPILLRRRAQRLSQLTGKVYRARFDMGHRAGLGEILRKSLSRPWVLLFREPIVLLLSIYIALIYGALFMTFGAFPIVYQEGRGWNEGVGGLSFLGIMVGMILASIYTVYDNQRYLHVFDKHNGFAPPEARLPPVILASITIPAGLFWFAWTNSPSVHWMASIAACVPFGFGVILVYLGILSYLIDSYTIFAASVLAANSVMRSGFGAIFPLFTTYMYEGLGIHWASSIPAFLTLACVPFPIVLYKKGKLIRKRCKYAAQSEAYMQSLRESPNQESSSKD; encoded by the coding sequence ATGAAACCATTCAGCCGCGATCACGCAATACCAAGGGAGAAAAGGACCGATAAGCGCCCGATTCCCTCATGGAAGCTTGTTCTAGACCAAGGGGCCGTCGCTCAGTCGGTGCTAAGCCACCAGCATGCTGGGTCGGGCACTGAAGAAAGCCCGTTTGTTGTCGCATGGCTCAACAACGACTTTCGCGACCCCATGCTGCTCAGTATGACCCGCAAGATCATGATCACACTGATTGTCTCTTTTGCAACGCTGGTTGTTGCCCTCGCATCGTCCGCATACACCGGGTGCATGAAGGAGCTGATCGAGGACTTGGACGTCGACAAGGAGGTTGCGACTTTAGGTCTGTCGCTGTTTGTTCTAGGGTTTGCATTAGGCCCTGTATTCTGGGCGCCCCTCAGTGAGGTCGTTGGACGGCAGTACCCGTTTATTCTCTCCTTTGGGGCAATGGCTGTCCTGCTCGCTGGTTGTGCTGCATCCCCCAATATCGAGTGCTTGATTGTGCTGCGGTTCTTCGCTGGCGCCTTTGGGTCCGCACCATTAACCAACGCCGGTGGTGTCATTAGCGACATGTTCCCAGCTCGCCAGCGGGCACTTGCCCTGAGTCTGTTCGCTGCTGGTCCATTCATGGGGCCTGCACTGGGTCCCATTATCGGGGGGTTCCTAGGAATGAGTGcgggctggcgctgggtggAAGGGTTCCTGGCAGCACTGGCCGGGTTCTCGTGGCTCACCATGGCTGTATTTGTGCCAGAGACATATGCCCCGATTCTTCTGCGGCGCAGAGCACAACGGCTTTCGCAATTGACTGGAAAGGTCTACCGAGCAAGGTTCGATATGGGGCATCGGGCCGGTCTCGGGGAAATACTGCGCAAGTCCTTGTCGCGGCCATGGGTTTTGTTATTCCGAGAGCCTATCGTACTGCTGCTGTCTATCTATATTGCACTTATATACGGAGCTCTCTTTATGACGTTTGGTGCTTTTCCCATAGTCTACCAGGAGGGACGTGGATGGAATGAAGGCGTAGGAGGCCTTTCATTCTTGGGAATCATGGTGGGCATGATCCTCGCAAGCATCTACACTGTATATGACAATCAGCGATACCTGCACGTCTTTGATAAACATAACGGGTTCGCTCCTCCCGAGGCTCGTCTGCCCCCAGTTATCCTAGCATCGATTACCATTCCTGCTGGTCTTTTCTGGTTTGCGTGGACCAATTCGCCTTCTGTCCACTGGATGGCAAGTATTGCGGCCTGCGTCCCATTCGGATTCGGAGTCATCCTGGTATATCTTGGTATTCTGAGCTATCTGATAGATTCATATACTATCTTCGCAGCGTCAGTACTTGCTGCTAATTCGGTTATGCGGTCTGGGTTTGGTGCCATCTTTCCTCTATTCACTACATATATGTACGAGGGCCTTGGGATCCACTGGGCGTCGTCAATACCTGCTTTCCTCACATTGGCCTGCGTTCCATTCCCCATTGTTCTCTACAAGAAAGGCAAATTAATCCGAAAGCGATGTAAATATGCTGCTCAGTCAGAGGCGTATATGCAGAGTCTTCGGGAATCGCCAAACcaggagagcagcagcaaagatTGA
- a CDS encoding uncharacterized protein (COG:E;~EggNog:ENOG410PFCJ;~InterPro:IPR002293;~PFAM:PF00324,PF13520;~TransMembrane:11 (o56-79i91-114o146-168i180-198o204-228i289-313o342-362i391-410o422-441i453-476o488-515i);~go_component: GO:0016020 - membrane [Evidence IEA];~go_function: GO:0022857 - transmembrane transporter activity [Evidence IEA];~go_process: GO:0055085 - transmembrane transport [Evidence IEA]) yields MSWRKPFSDRPGASNTVIEDQINYGGVQYVGERGGNDAPPTYQDASGAPVEHKSPLGYAVGPATITLLNITMMIGAGIYSTPSSILSGTGSVGVSLVYWTLGYLLCLSSGAVYLEFTAYFPSRSGSEVVFLEQTYPRPMWLFPTTFAVQNVILSFGSANATVMANYLIQISGHDGTDWQVKGTALACYTLATLALVFHTKYAYWFSNAVGIVKICTLLFIILTGFVVLGGNTKVENPTANFHDAWSGSSTASAYGFTTALYRIIFSYGGYNNAFNVANEIKNPIKELKIYATVALTTVYVLYMFANVAFFAAVPKDELANSELTTASLFFSKVFGDSGAVRGLNFLIALASFGNMISVIVGLSRQIRECGRQGVLPWTKFWVSTKPFGTPFGPYAVVWFITILMILAIPAGDAFTFVNDLKIFPSAVFNLAMAVGVYVIRWKRKKAGLPEPEFKAWHIAVLFNILVQLYLLVMPWYPPAGGQYAGDVSFWYATYVVTGIGILVACGIYYILWAYAIPRWRGYTLRQELVSLGDGSQSNQLKKVPDAELAEWDATHDATGRLIDTAAEEIQVQDKAATNSSDTSYRATKGPNTTESTTYV; encoded by the exons ATGTCCTGGCGAAAACCATTCAGCGATCGCCCCGGCGCATCTAATACGGTGATCGAAGACCAGATCAATTATGGAGGAGTGCAGTATGTTGGCGAAAGGGGAGGCAATGATGCGCCGCCGACGTATCAAGACGCGTCTGGTGCTCCGGTCGAACACAAGTCGCCATTGGGATACGCCGTCGGCCCTGCGACGATTACCTTGCTGAATATCACGATGATGATCGGCGCTGGGATTTACTCTACGC CGTCCTCGATTCTGTCTGGTACTGGCTCGGTCGGTGTCAGTCTCGTCTACTGGACCCTTGGTTACTTG TTATGTCTGTCGTCAGGAGCCGTGTATCTCGAGTTTACAGCATACTTCCCCAGTCGGTCAGGCTCAGAGGTCGTCTTCCTTGAACAGACATATCCCCGTCCGATGTGGCTGTTCCCAACCACGTTTGCGGTCCAGAATGTGATTCTTTCGTTTGGAAGTGCCAACGCCACTG TCATGGCCAACTACCTCATCCAAATTTCCGGCCACGATGGGACCGACTGGCAGGTCAAAGGAACAGCCCTAGCATGCTACACTCTTGCTACCCTGG CCCTGGTGTTCCACACGAAGTACGCATATTGGTTCTCCAACGCCGTTGGGATTGTCAAGATTTGTACCCTGCTCTTCATTATCCTCACCGGGTTTGTTGTTCTGGGAGGTAATACCAAGGTCGAGAACCCCACGGCCAACTTCCACGATGCGTGGTCAGGGAGCTCGACAGCTTCGGCCTACGGGTTTACTACTGCCTTGTACCGTATCATCTTCTCGTATGGGGGTTACAACAATGCTTTCAATGTTGCCAACGAGATCAAG AACCCTATCAAGGAACTCAAGATATACGCCACTGTTGCTCTTACAACAGTGTATGTGCTATACATGTTCGCGAACGTTGCTTTCTTTGCTGCTG TCCCTAAAGATGAGCTGGCGAACTCCGAGCTCACCACTGCAAGCCTCTTTTTCTCGAAGGTGTTCGGAGACAGCGGCGCAGTGCGTGGGCTCAACTTCTTGATCGCCCTCGCCTCGTTTGGAAACATGATCTCCGTGATAGTTGGGTTATCTAGGCAAATCAGGGAATGTGGCCGACAGGGAGTCCTGCCATGGACTAAATTCTGGGTATCGACTAAGCCATTTGGCACGCCGTTCGGACCGTACGCCGTCGTCTGGTTTATAACCATCCTGATGATTCTCGCtattccagcaggagatgCCTTTACGTTTG TCAATGATTTGAAAATCTTCCCATCCGCTGTATTCAACCTCGCTATGGCTGTCGGTGTCTATGTTATTCGCTGGAAGCGCAAGAAGGCCGGCCTACCGGAACCTGAATTCAAGGCATGGCATATTGCGGTTCTCTTCAAtatcctcgtccagctctACCTCCTCGTGATGCCCTGGTATCCTCCCGCCGGTGGCCAATATGCTGGGGATGTCAGCTTTTGGTACGCCACATACGTTGTGACAGGTATTGGGAT TCTTGTGGCATGCGGCATATATTACATACTCTGGGCATATGCCATcccgagatggagaggataCACCCTGCGGCAGGAACTTGTTAGCCTGGGCGACGGATCCCAAAGCAACCAGCTAAAGAAGGTTCCGGACGCAGAGCTCGCTGAATGGGATGCAACGCATGATGCAACCGGTCGCCTCATTGACACTGCCGCTGAGGAGATTCAGGTTCAGGATAAGGCAGCCACGAATTCATCGGACACCTCGTATAGGGCTACGAAAGGGCCCAATACTACTGAGAGCACTACTTATGTGTAG